From the Daphnia magna isolate NIES linkage group LG3, ASM2063170v1.1, whole genome shotgun sequence genome, one window contains:
- the LOC116918440 gene encoding LOW QUALITY PROTEIN: F-actin-uncapping protein LRRC16A (The sequence of the model RefSeq protein was modified relative to this genomic sequence to represent the inferred CDS: inserted 1 base in 1 codon), with protein MALGDKKDTLTQDIHESVRNVLGKHVKITERRAVRMETKGDKMENRILVFTPCRLFVFTPKIPTKIDFNLHYLDLQSIESKKLSQLTLSTMDKVYSFHTQEELNQTSDSLITAIVTAISDLFPGIPIDQVVRRIEVSPVGRMENLSNLLRGSNSETELSIPCGNFSRQYACMCDYYGLPYREEVAWDVDTIYMSHNSKELNLRDFDHLDPKDLIPIIAALELNSFFLQFRCSHLKLSHECSERLLAVLKKSTTLEEIYVDNAGFKGDFANKLSMAIISNSNSSLHGIDLSHNLIEDRGITSLCGFLAKARQGATHLSSSLSKAHRGLVKLSLSHCGLTGKGVAQIGHALVLNKCMASSLQHLDLSNNVAKDDINTICSFLAQPNVLTFLNLSSTDIALEPIFGALLRGGTTYLRHLDLSKNYFSTKKGKELPPSFKQYFTSALALRTIILSHCKITPEALKNLLLGLACNESIDNVTLDLSNNILGNGGCHVLESCIHGVRCVSTLDISDNGIDVEMAGVLLSISRNKSMKKLILNKNFQNMKSKHATTVIDAFVHLLQEEDCVIEALSLVDCKLKSELYSLINAVGSNQSLQHLDLNGNYMGDPGARLLSKALQINTSLKALSIDRNSITVHGYSDIAYALESNRTLRCLSYPLHDIMVAAKTGTDKVDILWKQIQEALQRNMSLIGPSPNGTSASVRSHQKGETTHNTSQNQLLDRLIIQVNEAIRTLQRQGSEGRAGDIEIARNLLVDAHSAKELLGKLVSSVEVAQDNISLSSATKPMVEELQALLTSHLQSIGDNLWHCALQHCNTVMSNSCVSDQLRKSIESQSFFPVSVIRKAVMENATLQLTEKFDELSTALCRTVSENVMDEVVQSLTNIFKTLAGDSNVTLDCKKRSSTPDVLKSRTRINSEMNTQRGEDESEDTIDQQSDRSPVLEYLNLATPVASKRRNLLSRKLRPKSTVGMGQGASADDIPDLVPPLNEQLSGIHHQGEDPDANEEEPGVNVDESQADVSRKSAPLKHLGLSRPKKPKTRLPTRSAATLRVGNSETASQESLDVEGDLSQGLDTFFHTTTMATTTGGSSVSLGSSRMRGSLGSVSSAELGSPSLESMSAESSPMHRSVAGDKLGEEVGSSSREELTLDEDAVKSKEKRKSEDDLSSVTKEKRKDSGRGMGVRLLSSIFGKNPSPSPTGDGSPSPAPSKSPVAKTKLASVTKEPESESKPVEDEAEPAVPKRSAVPSKLGIGVGGNVLAEMKARQERRISGILHKQNSEESDFSERGMEKPEPNKANNLSPNPLGGIRLRPTPHTPEEQEPPKLPERNNVRFIRPIGLEEVESDRNKPANPLTGFRLRHRGGADEPETAKLEDKSNALNQIRLRATSTVVDDSPSPDPSGDAKANPLSGVRLRSTGINVTDPLKSPNNGDSNAENKSDSRNSLTKLKPPPLAPKPRPWSIVGSDKKTDDIDAADAAKENDAKEAVKPSKVRAMAAAVNFNNSGSDVVRRSNKHSHEEQDGLPVEFLESKDGEVEQAYGQDSLSSIAFLTNQQATLPXQQQQPLISQQSPASLILNNFSLEDAVDV; from the exons ATGGCCCTGGGTGATAAAAAGGATACCCTCACACAAGATATTCACG AGAGTGTCAGAAATGTACTTGGTAAACATGTCAAAATCACAGAAAGGAGGGCTGTTCGGATGGAAACCAAAGGAGATAAAATGGAAAATAGAATTCTT GTTTTTACTCCATGTCGACTATTTGTGTTTACTCCAAAAATTCCAACAAAGATTGATTTTAATCTCCATTACCTTGACTTGCAATCAATTGAAAGCAAGAAGCTGTCCCAG CTTACCTTGTCAACAATGGACAAGGTATATTCCTTCCACACCCAAGAGGAACTGAACCAAACCTCTGATTCTCTAATCACTGCCATAGTCACTGCAATTAGTGACTTGTTTCCAGGGATTCCAATTGA TCAAGTGGTACGACGTATTGAAGTTAGTCCGGTAGGTCGAATGGAGAACCTTTCCAATCTCCTTCGTGGTTCCAATAGCGAAACTGAATTAAGCATTCCGTGCGGAAACTTCTCTCGTCAATATGCTTGTATGTGTGATTACTACGGATTACCGTATCGAGAAGAAGTGGCTTGG GACGTGGATACGATCTACATGTCACACAACTCGAAAGAGTTGAATCTTCGAGATTTTGACCATTTAGATCCCAA GGATTTAATTCCTATCATCGCCGCCTTGGAGCtcaattccttttttctgCAGTTCCGTTGCAGTCACTTGAAGCTGTCACACGAGTGCTCGGAACGACTCTTGGCCGTGCTTAAGAAATCGACCACTCTCGAAGAGATCTATGTTGACAATGCTGGCTTCAAAGG GGATTTTGCCAACAAGCTTAGCATGGCTATCATATCGAATTCAAACAGCTCACTTCACGGGATCGACTTGTCGCACAATCTCATCGAAGATCGTG GCATTACTAGCCTATGCGGTTTCCTGGCCAAAGCTAGACAAG GCGCCACACATCTCAGTTCGTCACTGTCGAAAGCTCACCGTGGTCTAGTGAAGCTCTCGCTTTCCCACTGCGGGCTAACGGGGAAAGGCGTGGCTCAAATAGGGCATGCTCTTGTCCTCAACAAATGCATGGCTTCGTCCTTGCAACATCTAGATTTGAGCAATAATGTGGCCAAAGATGACATCAAT ACGATTTGTAGCTTTCTTGCCCAACCGAATGTGCTGACATTTCTAAATTTATCAAGCACTGACATCGCACTAGAACCG ATATTTGGTGCTCTATTACGAGGAGGAACCACTTATCTTCGTCATTTAGATTTATCGAAAAACTATTTCTCTACAAAGAAGGGCAAAGAACTGCCACCATCCTTCAAGCAGTACTTCACTTCCGCTCTGGCTTTACGGACCATTATCCTTTCTCATTGTAAAATTACGCCAGAAGCATTAAA GAATCTTCTCCTTGGTCTGGCGTGCAACGAGTCCATCGATAATGTCACGTTAGATCTGAGCAATAACATATTAGGCAATGGTGGATGCCACGTTCTTGAGTCATGCATTCATGGTGTTCGGTGTGTCTCGACTTTGGACATAAGCGACAACGGGATTGATGTGGAGATGGCTGGAGTCTTACTCTCAATCAGTCGGAATAAGTCCATGAAGAAGCTGATCCTCAATAAAAACTTCCAAAACATGAAATCAAAACATGCTACCACCGTCATCGATGCCTTCGTGCATCTCTTGCAG GAAGAGGACTGCGTTATTGAGGCATTAAGTTTGGTGGATTGCAAGTTGAAGAGTGAACTGTATAGTTTAATCAACGCAGTTGGAAGTAATCAATCGTTGCAGCATCTTGACCTTAA CGGTAATTACATGGGTGATCCAGGCGCTCGTCTCCTCTCCAAAGCCTTACAGATCAATACGTCCCTAAAAGCGCTATCGATTGACCGCAATAGCATCACCGTCCATGGTTACAGTGATATCGCCTACGCACTAGAAAG TAACCGGACTCTGAGGTGTCTATCCTACCCGCTGCACGACATAATGGTAGCCGCTAAGACGGGCACTGACAAAGTCGACATTCTTTGGAAGCAAATACAGGAAGCATTACAGCGCAACATGTCGCTTATTGGTCCCTCGCCCAACGGGACTTCGGCTTCCGTCCGTTCGCATCAAAAGGGTGAAACAACGCATAATACTTCTCAGAATCAGCTGTTGGATCGGCTTATCATTCAAGTGAATGAGGCCATTCGTACCCTCCAGAGGCAGGGCAGTGAGGGTAGGGCGGGTGATATCGAAATCGCGCGAAATCTGCTAGTCGACGCCCACTCCGCAAAAGAG CTTCTCGGAAAACTTGTGTCCAGCGTTGAAGTGGCTCAGGATAACATATCTTTGAGTTCGGCGACGAAGCCAATGGTCGAAGAGCTACAGGCATTGCTTACCTCTCACTTACAAAGCATCGGCGATAATTTGTGGCATTGCGCTCTTCAGCACTGTAACACTGTCATGAGCAATTCGTGCGTCTCTGATCAGCTAAGAAAATCGATCGAGAGCCAATCCTTTTTTCCCGTCAGCGTAATCCGGAAAGCCGTGATGGAGAACGCCACTTTACAGTTGACGGAGAAGTTTGACGAGTTATCGACAGCACTCTGCCGTACAGTCTCTGAAAACGTCATGGATGAAGTTGTTCAATCTTTGACGAACATCTTTAAAACCCTG GCGGGAGATTCCAACGTCACCCTAGATTGTAAAAAACGTTCGTCCACGCCAGATGTACTCAAATCCCGAACACGAATCAACTCAGAAATGAACACCCAACGTGGCGAAGATGAATCTGAAGACACGATCGATCAACAATCGGATCGCTCTCCAGTG TTGGAATACCTCAATCTC GCAACACCAGTGGCAAGCAAACGAAGGAATCTGTTGAGTCGAAAATTGCGACCAAAGTCGACGGTTGGCATGGGTCAAGGTGCTTCTGCTGATGACATTCCTGATCTCGTTCCCCCGTTGAATGAGCAACTCTCTGGCATTCATCACCAGGGTGAAGATCCCGACGCAAATGAAGAAGAGCCCGGTGTCAATGTCGACGAATCTCAGGCCGATGTCTCCAGAAAGTCGGCTCCCTTAAAACATTTGGGTTTAAGCCGCCCCAAAAAACCTAAAACTCGGTTGCCTACTCGAAGCGCCGCCACTTTGCGCGTCGGCAATTCAGAGACCGCGTCGCAAGAAAGCTTGGACGTAGAAGGAGATCTTAGCCAAGGGCTGGACACGTTTTTTCACACGACTACAATGGCAACCACAACAG GCGGTAGCAGCGTAAGTTTAGGTAGTAGCCGGATGCGAGGTAGTTTGGGCAGTGTCAGTAGCGCCGAATTGGGTTCGCCCTCATTAGAAAGCATGTCGGCCGAAAGCAGCCCGATGCACCGTTCTGTGGCTGGTGACAAATTAGGCGAGGAGGTTGGCAGCAGTAGCAGGGAGGAGCTCACTCTCGATGAAGACGCTGTCAAATCAAAGGAGAAACGTAAGAGCGAGGATGATTTGTCCTCGGTAACTAAGGAGAAGCGAAAAGATTCTGG CCGTGGAATGGGAGTTAGATTGTTGTCTTCCATATTCGGGAAAAATCCGAGTCCCTCTCCGACGGGCGATGGTTCGCCGTCGCCAGCACCAAGCAAATCTCCTGTGGCGAAAACCAAACTCGCATCGGTGACAAAGGAGCCAGAATCTGAATCAAAGCCAGTTGAAGATGAAGCTGAACCTGCTGTGCCCAAACGATCTGCTGTTCCATCCAAATTGGGTATCGGTGTCGGAGGCAATGTCCTTGCCGAGATGAAAGCCAGACAGGAGCGCCGAATATCTGGCATACTGCACAAGCAGAATTCCGAAGAGTCTGATTTCTCCGAGCGAGGCATGGAAAAACCGGAGCCTAATAAAGCCAATAATTTGTCACCGAATCCTCTCGGGGGAATCAGACTGCGACCAACTCCTCACACGCCAGAAGAACAGGAGCCACCGAAATTGCCCGAAAGAAATAATGTTCGATTTATTCGACCAATAGGGCTAGAGGAAGTGGAATCAGACCGAAACAAACCAGCCAACCCACTAACCGGCTTCCGGCTCCGCCATAGAGGTGGTGCCGATGAACCCGAAACGGCCAAATTAGAGGATAAATCGAATGCGTTAAATCAGATAAGATTGAGGGCTACCAGTACGGTGGTGGACGATTCACCGTCACCCGATCCATCGGGCGACGCAAAAGCTAATCCGCTAAGTGGAGTACGATTACGTTCTACTGGAATCAACGTGACAGATCCGCTCAAATCGCCCAATAATGGCGATTCTAACGCAGAAAACAAGAGTGATTCTAGGAACTCTCTGACTAAATTAAAGCCTCCTCCCCTAGCCCCCAAGCCTAGACCTTGGTCAATCGTCGGCTCTGACAAGAAAACCG ACGACATTGATGCAGCCGATgctgcaaaaga